TTAATGGCGAAGTATTATTTTTTGAAGAGATTAGCTTTATCTACATTGTATATTCAATCCATAATTCATTCAAAGCATTCATAGCAATTCGTACTTTGCGAGAGGATCTTATTGGAGGAAGACAGATTGATCATCATGCTCCATGGAAAGGTTATTATTTCATAAATACTAGTTTTACTCTACTTCATAAAGCTGTTGTCGGATTGCTTTTCATATTCCCATTCGCACTGATTGAGATAGGTTACACGAAAACATTTCCAGAAGAAAGTATAAATTTACCAATAGTTAGATTAGCAGATGTGGAACAGGCTCCAGATTTGATTCGGTTTGAATCTGATATAAAAGGCAATTATGATTGGGACAACAATTATTCATATTCGTGGAGCCCGTTTGCACCAGTACAATATGATACAGAAGAACATGGTTTCATTCCAGGAGAAAGGTGGGATGATGGGTATTATCCACGCATTTTCACATATATGTACAAGCTAAAAGAATCAACTATGGCAGATGATCTCGTTTATGAATTAATAACACGATATAGAGATGAAGCTCATGATGACGAACTTGTTGAAATTAATCATCCGCAATTTGACCTTTTGATTGTTTATGAGAAAGAGAATAGGAAGAGAGTATTTGCTTCGTTAGGAAAAGCTGTCATGTATGTGAGTTACAGTGGTGATGCTGATGTAAAAATACTCATAGAAAATATTGCAGACAAGATGCATTTATTTCAGAAGTATCAAAAGATAGAGTAATAGTGGAATTAGAGAGCCTTCACGGATACAAACAGGTAGCAACTTTTTAAAGGAGAGCGTTGAAAATGAATCAAACAGTTCGCAAGCTTCGTTTTTTGGAATATTGGCGCATCGGTGAGCAAGAATCTTGGTTTACAGACATGGCAGCAGAAGGATTACATCTAAAAAAGGTCGGCCCATTTTTTGCTCATTTTGATAAAGGTGAACCGAAGCAAATGAAATACAGGTTAGAAGTAGGAGTAAATAAAAAGATTACGCCAGAGCAAGTACAGATGTATAAGGAGAACGGATGGGATTATGTGACAACGGTTCATGTTTTTCACGTATTTTCATCACCTATTGAGCGCAATGCACCAGAGCTTCCTATAGACACTGATACGCAATCTTTAGGGTTAGGAAAACTAGGTAAGAAACTAGCGATCGATTGTAGTATAGTGGCTGTTGCACTGATCATAACAATCAGTTTGTTGTATTATATAGGGTTTGATGATGGGACTCCTACATTATATTTAGTTAAAGGTATGGTTTTTCAACAATCGATTTTAACGATTTATGTTGGATATTTGACCTATACTACACTACAAGCAACAAAGTCAATTCGTGCGCTGCGTAATAATCTTATTGAAGGAAAGTCGATTGTTCATTATACGCCATGGAAGAAGCGTCATCGACTAAATTCTATTTTAAATACACTTCTTATAACGGTTGTTGGATTAGGATCCATCGTTCCAATCGTTCAGCTTATAAAAAGTGACACGCAAACGTTGCCAGAAGAAAGTTCAACATTACCGATTGTAAGATTAGCAGATGTGGAACAGAATCCTGCTTTGATTCGAGAGGAACCTACTTATATAAGAGACAATGTTGAATGGGAAAACAAATACACGTATGATTGGAGCCCTTTTGCACCAGTACAATATGATACAGATGAAAATGGGTTGATTCCTGTGGAAACATGGGAGAACGGGAATAATGAATATTCACCAAGTTTGCATACAAATGTCTATCAGTTAACAGTACCAGCACTGGCAGATAATCTTGTTAATGATTTAGTAAGTCGTTATTTGTATGAAGTTCGTGATGAACAAATTGTTGAAATCAATCATCCACAATTTGATCGATTAATTGTTTATGAGGAAGAGAATAGAAAGAGAGTATTTGCTTCGAAAGATAAAGCGGTCATGTATGTTCGTTACCATGGGCATGCAGATAGAAAGCTACTCTTAGATAATATAGCAAAGAAAATGCATTTGATTTCAGAATGAAACCAAACCTCAAAATTTTATCAAGTTCTAAATTGAAAAAAGATAAATGAAGTAAAGGTCATAACATATTAGTTATGACCTTTCTTATTCAAATAGGGGTACCGTCAGGAAAATATGGAATTATAACTTTAACGAAACCCAAATATAAAATGCCCATATTTTTTTATTAAAGAATTGAGCTTTTTTCCGTTACTGAATAAGCGGTATCTTACCATTGTATGTAGAATTTACTTCAGTAAAACAGGAACCCAAAGTTCATGTCTCGGTTTATGCTTTGGACCGTAATAACATTCTATACACGGTAAATTTGCAAGTTCATACTCAGAAGTTGGGACCCACTCAGAATATAAACGTTTCCATGCGTCCACAATGTTCGGAAAAACAGCCCATGTACTTGGGGGAATAATAAGTGTTTCCATATCGGCTGGGGGTTCCTCTTCGTATCTCACACCCATAAAGTAGGAAAACTCTTCATCTGTTATGGCTGCTTCTTTACCACAAACCCCTAAAAGACCTTCGAGCTTGCATTTGGGATCTTCCCATGACATATCTTTTAATTCTTGCATTAATCCATCTTTTTTTGCAGTGTTCCAAAGTGTAGGGATTTTTTTAAAGGCTCTGCTTGTTTTTACTGGTTCACTTTTTCCTACAATTTTTAATTCGAAATCTAGGTTTTCAATTCTGTATTCCATCTCGGTATCTCCTTTAATAGAAATTTGAAAGGAAATCTTCGGAAAGGCTTTCAACTGAACTCCTTTATCACGTGCTTTGGTTGGGGTTACTCCGTGCACCTTTTGGAAAGCACGCGAGAAAGTATCAGAAGAACCATAACCATATTTAATTGCAACATCGATGATCCGAATATCACTTGTTTGAATTTCAAATGCTGCGAGTGTTAATCGTCTTCTTCTAATATATTCTGAAAGTGATACACCTGAGATTGAAGAAAACATTCTAGAAAAATGAAACTCAGAGCAATTTGCTACCTTGGCAATTTTTTTATAGTCAATCTCTTCATCCAAATTACTTTCAATGTAATCTAGTGCATTATTCATTCTTTGTAGCCAATCCATAATTTTACTTCCTTTCAAATTTACTTTAAAACAAAAAAAATAATAATATCCGACATTTCATGCCTAAAAATGTTGGTATAAAAATATGGTTTTTTAATAGAAGGATCACTTCTGATAGTTTTCTATATTAAGAAGTTCTAGAGACATTAGTAATTTCACAAACTTGTTTACAGTCATATTTCTGTTTTTTATATAACTTTACTGCATAATTCATACTTGAATGATTTCTCTTTTACCGTCCTATAAACTTTCCTTCTCGTTGACGCATACGGATGTTAACAACAGCCATTACCGTAATTAAGAATAGGCTGTATGGATTACCATCTGATAAATCTAACTATGTATCTTTTAAAGGTTTAAGCTTGCATTTTTCTTCGTATTAAATCGATCCATTCAAATAAATCTTGCGAACTTAGAGTATTCGAGTTAAGTCTGTAACATAAATAATAGAGACTTCCTGTACATCCTTTAACATTTTATGAAGTTGCTGACGGTCCTTTGTTCTTCCAGAAATATTCTCTTTTAAAATAGCACCTATTCCCATTTCATTCAATATATAGAACTTATTTATCACGTTTCAACTGACGCTAAGACTCCCACTTAAAAACTCAAGAGAATCAACGAAGTTTATGTGGAGGATGGAGAGTAGACTTTTTTCTTTATACAAAAAAGTATTAATATATTCCAAATGATTGAGAGAACGATATGTGAACCTTAGAGTGGTAGGACTAAAACCGAATTGGAAAAATGTTCACATAGAGATGAAATAATCATTTCATTATAATTAATATACCGAATAAAAGCTTAATAAGTGACAGGAGACGTGGATTTATTGAAGGTAAAATACATGATTTCT
This region of Bacillus solimangrovi genomic DNA includes:
- a CDS encoding DUF2812 domain-containing protein; this encodes MSKTILRLRFREYWRIGEQESWLADMAENGLHLNKMGSIFAHFDKAEPKQMRYRLEVAINEEITPEELEGHKERGWDYVTTYNYLHIFSSPVERHAPELHTDLFEQSQTFEKLSKKLVMYIYFEVAALIIMIGILYVKWFLRETPLLSFINGEVLFFEEISFIYIVYSIHNSFKAFIAIRTLREDLIGGRQIDHHAPWKGYYFINTSFTLLHKAVVGLLFIFPFALIEIGYTKTFPEESINLPIVRLADVEQAPDLIRFESDIKGNYDWDNNYSYSWSPFAPVQYDTEEHGFIPGERWDDGYYPRIFTYMYKLKESTMADDLVYELITRYRDEAHDDELVEINHPQFDLLIVYEKENRKRVFASLGKAVMYVSYSGDADVKILIENIADKMHLFQKYQKIE
- a CDS encoding DUF2812 domain-containing protein, producing MNQTVRKLRFLEYWRIGEQESWFTDMAAEGLHLKKVGPFFAHFDKGEPKQMKYRLEVGVNKKITPEQVQMYKENGWDYVTTVHVFHVFSSPIERNAPELPIDTDTQSLGLGKLGKKLAIDCSIVAVALIITISLLYYIGFDDGTPTLYLVKGMVFQQSILTIYVGYLTYTTLQATKSIRALRNNLIEGKSIVHYTPWKKRHRLNSILNTLLITVVGLGSIVPIVQLIKSDTQTLPEESSTLPIVRLADVEQNPALIREEPTYIRDNVEWENKYTYDWSPFAPVQYDTDENGLIPVETWENGNNEYSPSLHTNVYQLTVPALADNLVNDLVSRYLYEVRDEQIVEINHPQFDRLIVYEEENRKRVFASKDKAVMYVRYHGHADRKLLLDNIAKKMHLISE
- a CDS encoding AraC family transcriptional regulator, giving the protein MDWLQRMNNALDYIESNLDEEIDYKKIAKVANCSEFHFSRMFSSISGVSLSEYIRRRRLTLAAFEIQTSDIRIIDVAIKYGYGSSDTFSRAFQKVHGVTPTKARDKGVQLKAFPKISFQISIKGDTEMEYRIENLDFELKIVGKSEPVKTSRAFKKIPTLWNTAKKDGLMQELKDMSWEDPKCKLEGLLGVCGKEAAITDEEFSYFMGVRYEEEPPADMETLIIPPSTWAVFPNIVDAWKRLYSEWVPTSEYELANLPCIECYYGPKHKPRHELWVPVLLK